The genomic stretch TCCGATGACGAACAAGCCGGTCGGCGCTGACGACCGCTTTTTCGGTGAAATCAACAACGAACTTGCCGACAAGGGATTCCTCGTCACCTCGTCGGCGCAGCTGATCACCTGGGCGCGCACCGGCTCGCTGATGTGGATGCAGTTCGGCCTTGCCTGCTGCGCCGTCGAAATGATGCAGATGTCGATGCCGCGCTATGACTGCGAGCGTTTCGGCTTTGCGCCGCGCGCCTCGCCGCGCCAGTCCGACGTGATGATCGTTGCCGGCACGCTGACCAACAAGATGGCGCCGGCGCTGCGCAAGGTCTACGACCAGATGCCCGAGCCGCGCTATGTCATCTCCATGGGCTCCTGCGCCAATGGCGGCGGCTATTATCACTATTCCTATTCCGTTGTTCGCGGCTGCGACCGAGTCGTTC from Martelella sp. AD-3 encodes the following:
- a CDS encoding NADH-quinone oxidoreductase subunit B family protein; the encoded protein is MGVSQDETLVAPVPKGVVDPMTNKPVGADDRFFGEINNELADKGFLVTSSAQLITWARTGSLMWMQFGLACCAVEMMQMSMPRYDCERFGFAPRASPRQSDVMIVAGTLTNKMAPALRKVYDQMPEPRYVISMGSCANGGGYYHYSYSVVRGCDRVVPVDIYVPGCPPTAEALLYGVLLLQKKIRRTGTIER